Genomic segment of Pygocentrus nattereri isolate fPygNat1 chromosome 26, fPygNat1.pri, whole genome shotgun sequence:
CTCAATGTCAAGTTCTGTTACCCCTTTAATGTGAGCGCCATCAGCAGTGGAACAAACCACAGACACATTTAtctgagaagaagaaaaaaaaaaaaacagcaaaatgatgAGCAAAAGAAAATCTCAGTGGATCCAGGGCATCACTAAAGTGGGTTTCCAGCTGTACTTGGGTAAACCTGAGGGGTGAATCTCAGGATACATGTTTGGCACGTCATGATAGTGGTACAATTTGTGCCAATATCCCCTCATTCATTCAACAGTATAGTTATTTGGGCCAGACACTGTGCGGAGCAAAACAAAGCTACTAAAATATTAACCCAGCTGACTTCAATGGAGTACTGATAAGGGCATTTTGTAATTAGCTTAAAAGTCTGCCATCCTGAATTAAAATGAGACTGGTAAAGGAATAAACCTCAATCTCTCCGAATAAGGGCTTTACAAACATCATAAAGGAGAGGtggttttctttgtctttcattTATCTATTCATAGTCTTTCCTTTGCCATGTGTACACCACAAGAGCAGACTGGTTTCGGCTAATCATGTCATCACACTGAAGTAAGACACATAACCAGACTCTGAGGCTAAATACAGAACACTGGCCGTAAGCAAGCAGCACAACTTGCCGACATGGCAGTTACAAACAATGCAGTTCCTCAATAAATACAGATTCCTGGTAACAAAAGTTGGACTGAAGTTGCTCTGTACCTCGAAAAGCATCGCTGGCAATGTGCGGACTGACTGGGGAAGACCTATGAACCATGAGCACGACATGTCAACGAGAGGTCGACAGAAAACTAACAGACATTCTGAATATTGAGTTAAGTGCACTTTCACAGTTCAACCATAGTACAACAGAAACGTCCTCCTCCCtttacttttttgttcttttttatatttctttagGTTTATGTGGTGATCAGTCCTGAAGGTGTTGGAAATCTCTAACCGTCCCTCCTTTTACCGCATAAGAAATCAAAAAGTGAGCTGAATTCCAGGCAGACATGAAAGAACAGACTTTATCCCTTAAAATAAATAGTGCTATATCTCAGTGCATACAAAAAGGGAAACTTAACACTTACATTAGAGGGAGAGAGCCAAGAGTCcagtgtggttttatgtactatTTAGGCACAGGCACTCGGTCACCAGAACTTTCCCATTTTAGCCCATTTCATATCCTGCCTTACATTTAAACTtgatatttatgttttgttgtcGGTGTAGTTGATTTCGCCTTTGACGAACACACGAAAACTCTGAAGTTGAGCGAGTTCTTTTGCGTCTCCTCATGCCTCAGAGCATGCCGAAGCCTTTGGCATAAGTGATGGCTTTGAGGAGTCTCTCTCTAAGTTTCTCCTTCGTGGAGTATTCAGGGAGGAGCAGCACGTTGAAGCAGGTGTGAGAGGTTGGTAACCTGATGAGTAACAAAACGACACAATATCAGAAAattcaaaccaaaaaaaaagaacactcaTGTAACAAATAAAAGTTCAGAAAGAAAACGTCAGAAAAATTAGGACAATTATAAATCTCCACTATGCAAATCCCTTGTCATTACCTGTCTGAGTCTGGCCCATTTTTGGCAATGATCATCTTCAATTTGCCCAGGCCACCCACCGGTGCTCTGTCAGTGCCTGTGGTGAactgcagaaacagcctctTCTGCTCCTGTCCAAATGAGTGCACCGTCTCCCAAAAGTCCCTGAAGGTCAAACAACAGTATTGTCATCATTATTTACATGTTCAGCAAGTAATGCAAGAATACAGTACATGCTTTCCAGTACAATCATCATCTAAGCCTCCACCTTTGTTGGGTCCTCTGAACAAGGCAGCTAAGTGGTAATTATGGAGCAGATTTGTTTAATAAGGTACGGTAACATGAGATTTTATTCTACGCAATTTCAAAGTATTTCTATAGGTCCACACATAATGCAATGTGCACAAGAGGAACAACAGCTGGGATGCTATAtaccaatattttaaaaaacctgGATATACAATGTTctgccattttttttacatacttaATAATGTGACAATCCCTGTTGTAACCGCCATCATATTCTGTAGTCTCTTCGAGTGCTTGAAAGTCAAGATTCTGGAAGTGAAAAACAGACACAGGTATGACCCAAACCACACACAGTGCAGACACTGTAAAATCAGATGACTTTAACTTTGTATACAGCTCACTTACTCTGCTGCCACATATAAGCAGCTCAATTTCCTCAGGTCGAAACAGATACTTCAGTGGAGACTCATTAGTAACCATATGGAAACCTCTTTTGAATGCCTTGAATTGTTTCTCCACACTTTTGTTCAGCATATATTCGGCATACAGCGCTACAAATTCCTGCAGAAACGCACACAGTTAACTGATCACAAATTAATTTGCACTGCTGTCAAACTAAACTTTTTTGTGTAAAAAGGTGACCGACCTTCCTGTTATCATTGGTAACAGGGATTTTCTCTCCACCTTCCCTTAAATCATACATGACAGGGTTGCCAAACAGGTCTGTCTGTGATATCTGGAACGTGATCATCATGTCTTCCTCCACGTTGCCCTCATACTCCAGCAGCTCCTTCAAACTCTGATAAAGAACCTGTCCAAGGAAGCAGCACACATGACAAAATAGTCAGTCACTTTTTGTTACATTTAGTTGTCTTTCATTAGTTTCTAAATATGTAGCTGAATTTGCTTATTTGAACTGCTTGAACAGGGGAAGTGTTTTAAATTGTGCTCCTGCGTCTCCTGCGTGTCAAGCGAGTTCTCATCTCAagtttctcctcttttctgctttgacatacaaagaaataataaaacaatagccAAATGCAATATTACCGGATGAGAATCAGCAAGGTCTCGGAAGGTTCCTTTCTTTCCCATTAGCTTTCTGTAAACCACCATAGGGAAGTGCACGTCCAGAATGCAGTTATTGTAGATAGCTAGGCCCAGGACAATACCTATCAAAGTGAACTGGccttcattttcaaatgatgaggGGTTGAACCAGAAAAGCTTTGTGCTTTCATCATAGGTGAACATGCCTGCAAATGACATGGAAAGAACAGGTATAAGGTATGACCAAAAGACAGTTATTTTGTAGTAGATGTGTAGTTTGCTGACATTTACCTCTATATTAAACCAGCATTAAAATGAAGTATCATCATACACCAAAGTGATTACAATTAGATTAAAATGTAGATTATTAAACTAGTAACGCAAAGACACTATTTTTAAGACCAAGTACGAGCCAATACACAGTTCTATTCCATACTGAGTAACCTACTTACAATTAAGTAGTTATTACTGTAAATGAGTGCAGTATAACTTAACAATCCAGgtgattttaaatgaagtgcattagctagctatgctaaATTATTTACTATGGATTAAGTAGCGTTGCAGAGTGGGTCTTGCTGCATGTCAGAAAAGTGTATACAGCTGTAAGTAATGCATGTTTCACAGTTTTGGttctcatctgtctctttcttcacCAGTCTCTGTAGAACAATGACTGCAGATATAACATCCAAGGCTAATGCATCCAATGATCCCACTTGTGGGGTTTTACTTCTTCCTGGAGTCTATGGCTGGTTGAGCTATAGTTGcatacactgtgtgattttatgaaTACTGTTTTCAGTGACTCACACTGTAGCTTTGAATAGACCATCATGTATGATCAAAGTACAGTTTTAATTACCCACAAAGCATGAAAACATCTGGTCTGCCTGACCTGCTAAATGAAACAGACCCTACAGTAATCTGCACATtgagtactgagcaaacactgaaaaactgagctgcagcagagcTGCTAACACTGCGGACTGAAGCTAAAAGCATGCATGGATGTACACTGTAGGTCAATACGGTCTGTCTACAGTCTATTTcataagagaaaaagaaaaatccattttattaatgtttacacCTCATAACAGCATAGACAAACTTTGGTAGAAAATATTGACTGTTTTGCTTTCACCTGTACTGGGGATACGATTGTGATTGTGCTTAATACAAGATAAAATCACACAGCGTAGGTCTGGTGAGAATATGCCATGGTGGAATGTTAAGTGTCCACTGACTGTGTCTGACCGCCACAAGGTCTGCAAAAATTCCTTGAGTGAGCAAACCCTCGTTCACTGCCAGCTtgaatcgtttttttttttgttagcgCATCAGCACTAACTCCACTAGGCTTATGTAACATGGTTTTAGGTCGTATGAGACACTAGTATGTATGAATTTTTATGAGCATGAGTAAATTAGAGTAGTAACTGCCCGAACCCAGTATCCATATTGCTGCACCCCCACATTAAACCTCAAATCCTATTCACAAGCATTATAATACTGGTATCAATTTTCTCATACCAACAATCACTTCACATGATCTTTCTCCTTTAGAACAtacactttgttttgttttatttttgatttacaATTCCTTTAAGAAAGGctattataaactataaaaataaaatatatgtactGGGATAAAATAATCTTTGATCCAGTGAAGACACACCAAGGAATCTTTGCAGACTGCAACACACGATGAGTCGGAAAGGAATGGTAACAGACTGGCATTAAATCGCTATTTAGAGCAAAATTTATGTTGtgacttttaaaagaaaaacaacattttcatgatgaaaatatgaaaattattACCTATATCTGGGTTGAAGATCTCCTCTACTACCAGCTGAAAGAACTCTTTGGAAACACCTCCTTCATCCACACCCTGCTCTCCTTCAAACTCCACATACAGCTGCTTCTTCAAGTCTGCTGGGTTTTCCATGGCGATCATCTCCAGCTGAAATCATGAACAAGGTGGAAGTGTCATTGTCTTTCCATCCACCAGCACTACATATGTCTCCAAATGTAAATAGGTTTTTATACAAATGCTGAAAATACAGTGGCTCGGGTGATGTCACCTATGCCATACCATTTCCATGAGCAAGAAAAGCTTCAAAATCTACCCCAGACTTACCCTGACAAGAGCATCATCTATGATGTGGTCTCTGCGCACTTTGAGGCGCAAGTAAGGGTTGAGCTGCTGCCCCTGCACCAGGCTGTAGAGGGCAGTGATCCTGCGCTCACTGTACATGCGGATCCGGTTGTCATAGTAGAGGCCCAAGTTTTTCGTCACAGCGTTAAGAATGAATGGACAGGTCATGAAGGAGAActtgctctctgtctccacCTTGAAGAAGGTGTAGTCCTTGTCCATTTCCAGAACATCATTTAGCGGTTCATTGATGAACTCTTCAAATGGAATGAGGGGTTTCCGGCAGTCCGACGTGCGGATACCCAGTTCCGTCTCCAGCGGGTCCACGCGCGGCCCTTTCTTGTTGCGCCGCTCCTCACCTAGCAGTTCCTGCAGGGTCAGCTCACTGGACTCAGGGATGGGCTCATCATCCTCCTCTTCGTTGTGGTCTGTGTCAAGGTCGCCACCCAGCACGTTTGCATAGTAGACAATTTTCAAGCACTTGGTGGCCGCTACCACGCCGTCATCCTCGTTAACCAGGTTGTCACTGTTGAACTCGTTGCTGATGACTGTGTAGGTTATAAGCTGCTGGAACGTCTCCACCAGGCGCCGAATCTGGTCGGCTCCATACTGCGACCAAAGGCGTGCTAGCTTGGCCAGAGCTGGGAGAGGTAGCTTGCTCATGGCCTTGCAGAACTGTGGCAGGGCAATCTCCAGGTACTCGGGACTGTGCAGGTTGTTGTTTTCCATGACAATGATGAACACGTTTAAATAATTGGGATCAGCCGCATACACATTATGATAGGTGAGGTCACATTCCACGTTAGGCGATAGGTACACCAATGCATTCAGGAATGCTGCCTCAATCTTCTCATTAGACAACAGTCTGTCGTAAACTCTTCTTACTGCTTCAATGTCCACAGACACTTCAACCGGACCCAGCTTTTGGACGTTGTTACTGTCGTGAGAGGCCCCTTCTCCACTagaagcagcagcatcaggGTCCACCTCCATGGCACTGGCCGAACCAGAGGCAGTCTCTTTTTCATCTTCATCCTTGTCCTCGTCCTTGGCCTGCAGTGACTTTAGCTCCTCCTTGGTGTGCTGTTTAGCCTTGCGAAAGCTCTGCACCAGGCTTTCTGCACTGGAGAAGACCCTCCCAATGACACGGATCAGAGGAGAGTAGTCTTCCGTCTCACCACAGAGAGCGAGAATTTCGTAAACCTTTTCCTCCGTCAAAtaattcagatctgaaaaatcacAGAAGCAAAATGAGTGTTCAAAAAATATTGAAGATACtaacaataaacatttaaaaagtaatactGTTTTTAGTAGTTTTAGTTTGATTAGCTTCAAAAAGTGAGTAttagcaaaacaaataaaaatcctATGCTTACCTCTGAAGTCTTCCCTGGTGGAAGGCAGATCCTTGTGGTTCATCTTCCCGTTGCTGCAAGCAGAGAAATTGTGGGCTCCTTTGGCACTATTCTCCGGGAAAGCCGAGCTGGCGCCTTTCTTAGAGGGGTGAGGATCACACAGTTTGGCGTTATTCTTATACAGCTCCAGGGCCTTGATGGCCGCTGCATTGTTATCCATGCGCCGGAAACCAGGAGAGGAGCCACAAGCCTCGTTCGTGCAGGCCTCATTTCCACAGCCCTCAGTTAACTGGTGGTAGTAACGCTCAATTAGATGCTTTGCAGCCGCTCGCTTCCTGCATCAGACATTCAAACAAGGCAGCAGGGGATTAGTAGGGTTCATTCacaaaactacttttaatgccACAAGAGCAAACACAACTCTGCAAAACAGTATCAAGAAGTATAGAGAGCCAATACAGTACAGCCACTTCAACATcgcaaacaaaatgaaatttgtACAAACACCCTGCAAATACTCGCTTAGTTCATgtccactatatatatatatatatatatatatatatatatatatatatatatatatatatatatatttatttttccaaacaaAGTTGAAGATAAATGAAAATCAATCAGTCAGAACACCAGGGATGAATATATCAGCATTCATCACAAGAACAGAATATGACTGACATAAGAGTTACTGCAATACTAGAGATAGTTCACAAAGAATATAACTGTAAGATAAGCATAAATACTCATGCACCACAACTTATAGAAAACATTTCATGCCACATTCTAGGCTACAGTCGGTTTCTCAGAGAACACATTATTTTGGATTTTGGCTGCATGCTGATCATGACACCCAGGCATCAATTACATTGTGTGACAGCAGCCACAGCATGGATGTAGGAATCACAAAAATCCAATATAAAATgccaaagacagagaaaatgctGACTTTTGCTTTTTGTAATCATGCTGGTACAGACTATTCGCTGTGCCACAGCCATCAATAACAACAGTTTGACAGTGCAACAGACTCCAATACTtgcaatacagaaaaaaatgtgctaCTTAAAATCGGAAAAGGGGtctgtgagaaaaaaagaccatTTACTCACATTAGACTTGCTTAAAGTTTCCAATGCTGGACTCTTCTATACTGTAGAACTCTAGAGAGAACAAAATGTGGTCAGGAAACAATCCTGTAGACGATGAGAGGACAGGTTAGCTCTGGACTTAACACAGCTTTCCATTTTCTGGTCATGCAACATTAAcgagtaaactacaatacatatGAAgtaactgtacattttaataaaaacaatcagGTTTGTTCATACTTATGTGAAAACGCAACATTTGAGAAGGACAAGTGCGATACGGAGGACCATGATCGTGTTTTTGCAGCCTGAGCTACGAGAGCTAAGTGGAACTGACAGGTGCTGTGCAGAGGAAGTCAATAACAAAGGCTCCGTGCAGAAAACATGCGAGGAGAGGAGAACCTAAACCGCGGAACTCGTCAACCGCTCAGACGTGTTATGACTGGAACACAGTGAGGAGGTAAAGTGTAGCTGGCAGTCCGTGTGTGGGCAGGCCGCCGGGGGGCAGGGGGGGTATGACTGTGCACAAACACGGTACGAGCGTCCAGCTAACTTCCACCGTCAACAGCGGCGGCATTTTCAGCGACCGCTACGGAGCCACTAACACAAACGTGCAGTCTAATGTTAAACACAGACCGAAATCGAATCGATGAACCGACGGGGCGCTCCGATCCGGCGCCCAGCAGCAGCGCTCCGTAACCTTGCAGCAACTGTCACCGGGAGAAGCTTCACTAGCTCTGAGCTAACTCTGCTAGTTCGCTAACTAGCCTAGCCAGCTCCGTTCTTAAGCGCTAGCTaattcatattttttcaaaGTCGCGCAGAACTTATTTTTCCCCACCTCGCGGTGTTAATATTTAGCAAAGTCACGAAAAAAACAAGCCCTCCCCGAAACTCGGTCGGCTCCTCAGGCCGCAGAATCCGCGCTCTCTCCCCCCGCAGCGCCGGAGCGCAGTAGCGGGGGAGCCGAGCCGCTAAAAAGCGCGCCCCGGCGCCGCGCCTCTGCGCCCAAAACACAGCCCGAGTGACACGGTGACAGCTTACTTCTGAATATGCTCTGTCGCGGGCTTCTAATCCTGCCACTCAACATCACAGTCGCTCCAGTTCTGTCTGTGTTCAGCTCCAGCCCCTCAACCAAACATTCTCGGCCATCTTGATAGCTGAGGCAAACACGGACCGTATCCCAGGATGCAACGTGAAACCTTAACAAACCATAGACGTTCGCCGTCAGACACAGTGCCGGAAAAACAAAGATACCGCATTTACTGTCTGTCTCAGGTTAACCCTTCAGTCGGGCGTCGCACTGATAGCCATTTGAAATGGCTTGGGCACATCCACAAAAGACGAGCATAGCTGCTCGTTTTCAGTTCGTGTTTGTGACTTTTCCCACACTTTTACTTTACTTGGTAATAGGGGTTCGCAGTGCTAACACGTGCCACCAGATGGCGCAATTCAAAAACGAGACCATAGAAATCTTCCAGCGCTACGTCAGACCCGATTAAAGGGACAGTCCGGCCCGAATGGAAAGGGTAACCAGAGAACTTGCAGAGAGGAGAATCCCCGCTCTGCAACGCCTTCCGGTTTGCTcgaacgctagagggcgctcccgagggGGTCCAAAATGAAcaggttgatatggagcatttgagcaaggCCATagcttataaatgcttaaacatttttagtgtaaaagaatacattcatttcctgaacaaagaacacaataaaacattttaacagcgctgttatgtttttaaaagcttttaaactcgagttataggagtttaaaacggcgcgcCGTGTCTGTCAATGACGTCAGTGagtgcgaacagccaatgagctgctccgttCGCCcgtcaatcatcacgctctagcagtaaagcccgcctcctgctgcccgaaacccgtttgctgtagaaaaaaaggaaatatatagatgagttttctttgcatttttagtgaaacacatccgtcttctttctaaaatgaaagaaatgtccTGGACAAGCGATTAGAAACTATTCTTACTTTTCGTTATTAGGTGTTGAGCtgcatttactcccattcattgaggactcactcgcgagcgccccctgctgtttagcagtcctgtGTTTGTTACACGGGGGGAATAGggagtggccaggctcctcacaAACCGGCTCTGGTGTGACCGTCTCTActgctgtaaacatgcttaTTCACATCCTGCAGCAGCAGCGCTGTAGTGACAAGAATGAGATTGTCTGATTTAAAGATTAGCAGCCCCCTTTTCTGATGAcatatcttgaaggtgggaggaactttgaaaaactacaagagaacttgtagagaggagaatgacCAGTTCTCTGGAATTACCAATCTGTAATGTCTTCCGGCTTtttcaaacgctagagggcgctccctagcgagtccaaaatgaatgggttaagatggagcatttgagcaaaatcatagtttacaAATGCTTAAacgttttaatgtaaaagaatacaataatttcctgaacactgaatagCATAAAACTTTTTAACAGCgctgttatgtttttaagagtttttaaactcgagttataggagtttaagaCGGCGCGTTGTAAATTTATGACTGGTCTGTGagcacaaacagccaatgagctgctccgctcgccaaccaGTAATACCAGCGTCCTGCTTTCCGAAACCTGTTTACTGtcgaaaaaaaggaaatatttagGTACgtttctttgctttttcagtgaaatacatCTTCTGCTTTCTAAAATTAGGGAAAAGTTGTGGGCAAGTGGTTTGAAACTATTTTAACGTTTTGTTGTTAGCCGTTGAGCTAAACTTCCATTGAGTTTACTGAGTTTACTTACATTCATCGAGGACTCgctcgtgggcgccctctggtgttgtgcagtcatgtttttgatcttACTCTCAACATTATAGACAGTAGGTCTTCTGATTTGTCCTAATAACTGACCTCATTTTCTTACATGACTGTTTTCAGTCTTAGAcctttgctttgtttatttagttatatTGTGCAATTTACTGCTGTCTTACATTTAGGAATGGCAAACCTGTGGCACTGTGAAAAACAGTATGCACAGATCCTCATTTCTAACTAATCAATTGGTTATTTAGTGAAATAGTAACTTAGTCTATCATTCTAAAACTGTTAGCTAATAGACTTCAGGCTAAAACCACCTGTTTGCATCTttcaaatgtaattcatttgtTATTATGTGCTTATGAAAGCGATCACAgatgtttttacacatttaaaacatagaTAATGAGAACAAACCAGTCCCTGCCACTTTGTGATtactattgtgtgtgtgtatgggaggCCTGACACCTGCTCCACTGATTAAATTATCTCTGAGGAGGAAGGGAAAGATGAGGGCTTGTTTTTATTCTGTAGTGGACAATGGTGGCGTGTGTAGTGCTGAATAATGGAAAGCACATTCGTGTTTAGAGTGATGCAGCTGTGAAGAATCGAGGTCTCGTGAATATagacagctgtttagccccaagTCAACAAGGTCCCAGATtaaactccacacacagacacgtatGCTTACGTGTAATGAGATGGACTGGCTCAGTGAAGCCAAACAGAGCAACTGTTGCGCAACATAGCAACCTTTACCCAAACAATTTTGCATCAACAATGAAGACTGTTTTCAACAGCTTTCACATTCTGGAGATTTTCCAGACTTTCACCACAAGACTGAGGTACAAATTGTGCAAAACATCTTCATTAGAGACAGAATTATGAAAGGCAAACAGTTAAGCAGGCTGCAAAAGTCTGTTCGTGTCTGAGGTGTACTTTAGTGTGGGTGGCATTTCAGTGTGTACAGTAGTCTTTTCATGGCCGTGCTTTGATGGGAACTGCATGACAATTTGATTCTCTACAAGGGGAGTCAGTAAATGCATATATGCTATAGACTGGAGGAAGGTGGTCAAGTATTCAAGACTGGTGGAAGAAATCATCAATAATCTTCCACATTTGGGTGACACAACACTCACTGCAGAAAACCCGGATGACATGAAGGAAAGTTACAGTACAGAGTGAAAAGGTGGGACTGTAGCTCAAAGAAAACAAGTCACAAGGggaaagactcctaacattacTTCTGATGGTGAAGATTTAGAACAGCATTTGGTGAACAGCATTTGTCTGCTTAATGCTTGTCTACTGGATCTCCTCAACAGTTAAGAAACATGATACAGATTGGCACTCAGTAGAACAAGGGTGAGAGAACAAAGGTCAGAATTGCAAATTTACAAACAAAGGTCAGAATTGCCCAAGCTGTGGTCTTCGCagtggttctttatggatgtgaaagctggacaataaTAAGGACAGGAACAGGAATTTCAATGGCTTTGAACTTTGGTGTTGTTGAAGACTTTTCAGAGATCCTTGgatggcaaagaaaacaaacaaacaaaaaaaaaggggaaaaaaaacaaaaaaaggaagaagacAGTCAGCACTGAGAGGAAATATGAACAAGCCATTAATAAGGCTAaaaagacccaaacagaagactggatattctggagaaacattATCCCTATGGTTGCCAGGCGACAGAGTGAACTTGACAGtacataatgataataataactgtgaaaagttaattatattaataatcatgttaataataatgacaattatAGTAAAGGTGCACTGTGTAAGttttagtggcatctagtgaTGAGGTTGTAAACaactaacaaacaacaacaactgatacccctccctcacccctccctttccatgTGTACAGTAGAACCTATGGAGTCCATTACATTTTTGCTCATTTGTTGACGAGGATTCACCCTTCCTCGTTTTtttatag
This window contains:
- the ube3a gene encoding ubiquitin-protein ligase E3A — translated: MKRAAAKHLIERYYHQLTEGCGNEACTNEACGSSPGFRRMDNNAAAIKALELYKNNAKLCDPHPSKKGASSAFPENSAKGAHNFSACSNGKMNHKDLPSTREDFRDLNYLTEEKVYEILALCGETEDYSPLIRVIGRVFSSAESLVQSFRKAKQHTKEELKSLQAKDEDKDEDEKETASGSASAMEVDPDAAASSGEGASHDSNNVQKLGPVEVSVDIEAVRRVYDRLLSNEKIEAAFLNALVYLSPNVECDLTYHNVYAADPNYLNVFIIVMENNNLHSPEYLEIALPQFCKAMSKLPLPALAKLARLWSQYGADQIRRLVETFQQLITYTVISNEFNSDNLVNEDDGVVAATKCLKIVYYANVLGGDLDTDHNEEEDDEPIPESSELTLQELLGEERRNKKGPRVDPLETELGIRTSDCRKPLIPFEEFINEPLNDVLEMDKDYTFFKVETESKFSFMTCPFILNAVTKNLGLYYDNRIRMYSERRITALYSLVQGQQLNPYLRLKVRRDHIIDDALVRLEMIAMENPADLKKQLYVEFEGEQGVDEGGVSKEFFQLVVEEIFNPDIGMFTYDESTKLFWFNPSSFENEGQFTLIGIVLGLAIYNNCILDVHFPMVVYRKLMGKKGTFRDLADSHPVLYQSLKELLEYEGNVEEDMMITFQISQTDLFGNPVMYDLREGGEKIPVTNDNRKEFVALYAEYMLNKSVEKQFKAFKRGFHMVTNESPLKYLFRPEEIELLICGSRNLDFQALEETTEYDGGYNRDCHIIKDFWETVHSFGQEQKRLFLQFTTGTDRAPVGGLGKLKMIIAKNGPDSDRLPTSHTCFNVLLLPEYSTKEKLRERLLKAITYAKGFGML